A stretch of the Corynebacterium maris DSM 45190 genome encodes the following:
- a CDS encoding LysR family transcriptional regulator, whose product MELRLLQSFLVLSEELHFGRAAARLFIAQPPLTKQIHRLEKELGVQLFERHPRGARLTPAGEVLAEEARAIFAKVEEAEHNVRNADLSGVGHLVLGASGTTGAALLPGMLRDISAAAPGVDLGVRQFENSAQVAGAIIDGDLDAGLIQYPLEHAELSTRLVSTHHPVLLAPESHRLAEHDSVRVAELVDEDFIIPRRYSGSAQGKLIEEVCATADFSPRVVQEAADAYSVLVLVAGNQGVSISVSGVDAITQGVRAVPFADEGLPTLRLAIAWRKKNPSVLLQTAIDAVAADV is encoded by the coding sequence ATGGAGCTGCGCCTCTTGCAGTCGTTTCTGGTGCTGTCGGAGGAGCTGCACTTCGGGCGGGCGGCGGCCCGACTGTTCATCGCGCAGCCCCCGCTGACCAAGCAGATCCACCGGTTGGAGAAAGAACTCGGCGTCCAGCTCTTTGAACGCCACCCGCGGGGCGCGCGTCTGACCCCGGCCGGTGAGGTGCTCGCCGAGGAGGCGCGGGCGATCTTCGCCAAGGTCGAAGAAGCCGAGCACAATGTGCGCAACGCGGACTTGAGCGGAGTGGGCCACCTGGTGCTGGGTGCCTCGGGCACCACGGGCGCCGCCCTGCTGCCGGGCATGCTGCGTGACATCTCCGCTGCGGCGCCGGGAGTCGATCTGGGCGTGCGGCAGTTCGAGAATTCCGCGCAGGTCGCGGGCGCGATCATCGACGGCGATCTGGACGCCGGCCTGATCCAGTACCCGCTGGAGCACGCGGAGTTGAGCACCCGGCTGGTGTCCACCCATCACCCCGTCCTGTTGGCCCCCGAAAGCCACCGCCTAGCCGAGCACGACAGCGTCCGGGTCGCGGAGCTCGTCGACGAGGATTTCATCATCCCGCGCCGCTACAGCGGCTCCGCCCAAGGCAAGCTCATCGAAGAGGTCTGCGCCACCGCCGACTTCAGTCCCCGGGTGGTCCAGGAGGCGGCCGACGCGTATTCGGTGCTCGTGCTCGTCGCCGGCAACCAGGGCGTGTCCATCTCCGTCAGCGGCGTCGACGCGATCACCCAGGGAGTGCGTGCCGTCCCCTTCGCGGACGAGGGCTTGCCGACGCTGCGCCTGGCCATCGCCTGGCGCAAGAAGAACCCGTCGGTGCTGCTGCAGACCGCGATCGACGCGGTGGCCGCAGACGTATAA
- a CDS encoding SDR family oxidoreductase yields MQSIVVTGAAGGLGRAVVDEFLDRGWLVGAYDLEEPDVAEHPNLITGRLDVTDPDAWDAALADFHARAGRIDAVDNNAGLLIDGPLPDADPEKIRQLIEVNATGVTLGARASFEYLRATRGTLVNMASASAIYGQPGIAAYSATKFYVAGLTEALNLEWKKDKVRVVDVWPLWAKTTLADNGAASVKKLGVHITPEDVAEVVWAAVNPPTRWARGKVHYGVSRLDRLMYLGRSLATDRMAKNLTRLLAG; encoded by the coding sequence ATGCAGAGCATTGTGGTGACGGGGGCGGCCGGCGGGCTGGGACGGGCGGTCGTCGATGAGTTCCTCGACCGCGGTTGGCTCGTCGGGGCCTACGACCTCGAGGAACCGGACGTGGCCGAGCACCCTAACCTGATCACCGGCCGGTTGGACGTCACCGACCCGGACGCCTGGGACGCCGCACTTGCGGACTTCCACGCCCGCGCCGGGCGCATCGACGCCGTGGACAACAACGCCGGCCTGCTCATCGACGGCCCGCTACCCGACGCCGACCCGGAGAAGATCCGTCAGCTCATCGAGGTCAACGCCACCGGCGTCACCCTCGGCGCGCGGGCCTCCTTCGAGTACCTGCGCGCCACCCGCGGCACGCTGGTGAACATGGCCTCGGCCTCCGCGATCTACGGCCAGCCCGGCATCGCGGCGTATTCGGCGACGAAGTTCTACGTGGCCGGCCTCACGGAGGCGCTGAACCTGGAGTGGAAGAAGGACAAGGTCCGCGTCGTCGACGTCTGGCCCTTGTGGGCGAAGACGACGTTGGCGGACAACGGCGCCGCCAGCGTGAAAAAGCTCGGCGTGCACATCACCCCGGAGGACGTCGCCGAGGTCGTGTGGGCGGCCGTGAATCCGCCGACCCGGTGGGCGCGCGGCAAGGTGCACTACGGGGTGTCCAGGCTGGACAGGCTTATGTACCTGGGCCGGTCATTGGCCACGGACCGGATGGCGAAGAACCTGACGCGGCTGCTCGCGGGCTGA
- a CDS encoding acyl-CoA dehydrogenase family protein, producing the protein MTAAVNKPETAATADEAAQNARKVPGFTQDDRPDLQQLREQLRKICAEFPNEYWREADIERRYPQEFVDRMTRERYLAALIPVEYGGLGWGITEASIIMEEINRSGGHAAACHAQLYTMKAVLNHGSQWQKDTYLPRIADGSIRLQAFSITEENAGSNTSEIETRAVRDGDEWVITGWKNWTSRLDESDLALVLTRTSDYDESDRTGGLTLFLIDLREIRANQPGAFEARKVRTMFNYATNQAHYHGVRVPDSAVVGEVGKGFRYVIDGWNMERILLAAEALGDGYWFIDQATAYANNREVFGQQIGKNQGVQFPIADAYMKIRAADALRWEACELADKDAPCGAEANMAKHVASEVSWEAANVCLNTFGGYGFVDTYNVERKFRENRMYQVAPVNNNLIKAFIGTKVLRMPRSY; encoded by the coding sequence ATGACCGCCGCAGTCAATAAGCCGGAGACCGCCGCCACCGCCGACGAGGCCGCGCAGAACGCCCGCAAGGTGCCCGGTTTCACCCAGGACGACCGCCCCGACCTGCAGCAGCTGCGTGAACAGCTGCGCAAGATCTGCGCCGAGTTTCCCAACGAGTACTGGCGTGAGGCCGACATCGAGCGTCGCTACCCGCAGGAGTTCGTCGACCGCATGACCCGGGAGCGCTACCTCGCCGCCCTGATCCCCGTCGAGTACGGCGGCCTGGGCTGGGGGATCACGGAAGCGTCGATCATCATGGAAGAGATCAACCGCTCCGGTGGTCACGCCGCGGCCTGCCACGCGCAGCTCTACACCATGAAGGCCGTGCTCAACCACGGTTCCCAGTGGCAGAAGGACACCTACCTGCCGCGCATCGCCGATGGCTCGATCCGCCTGCAGGCGTTTTCCATCACCGAGGAAAACGCCGGTTCCAACACCTCGGAGATCGAGACCCGCGCCGTGCGCGACGGCGACGAGTGGGTCATCACCGGGTGGAAGAACTGGACCAGCCGCCTGGATGAATCTGACCTCGCGCTGGTGCTGACCCGCACCTCCGACTACGACGAGTCCGACCGCACCGGCGGCCTGACGCTTTTCCTGATCGACCTGCGCGAGATCCGCGCGAACCAGCCGGGCGCCTTTGAGGCCCGCAAGGTGCGCACCATGTTCAACTACGCCACCAACCAGGCTCACTACCACGGCGTGCGCGTCCCGGATTCCGCCGTGGTCGGCGAGGTGGGCAAGGGGTTCCGTTACGTCATCGACGGCTGGAACATGGAGCGCATCCTGCTGGCCGCCGAGGCTCTCGGTGACGGCTACTGGTTCATCGACCAGGCCACCGCCTACGCGAATAACCGCGAGGTCTTCGGCCAGCAGATCGGCAAGAACCAGGGCGTGCAGTTCCCGATCGCCGATGCCTACATGAAGATCCGCGCCGCCGACGCCCTGCGCTGGGAGGCCTGCGAGCTCGCCGACAAGGACGCCCCCTGCGGAGCCGAGGCGAACATGGCCAAGCACGTCGCCTCCGAGGTCAGCTGGGAGGCCGCGAACGTCTGCCTCAACACCTTCGGCGGCTACGGCTTCGTCGACACCTACAACGTGGAGCGCAAATTCCGCGAAAACCGGATGTACCAGGTCGCGCCGGTGAACAATAACCTGATCAAGGCGTTCATCGGCACCAAGGTCCTGCGCATGCCGCGCAGCTACTAG
- a CDS encoding HpcH/HpaI aldolase/citrate lyase family protein, translating to MTDQHFRHMLNIAQTALFSPGDRPDRVRKSLAGDADLVIADLEDAVAADAKEQARVNVADILEDDAAFTDRSGMVVRISEPRSPAGEADLAALADLSEAARARLAVMTAKTQSADDVAAVFAQLGEDVPVIALIESARGVLNAVEIAEHASVVRLALGGIDLAADLGCDVDSATTAHARAQLVLASAAAGLAGPIASPCPNFRDPEVVADAARSARSNGLSGILCIHPAQLDPATQAFAPSEEDVAWARKVVEAADGATALDGQMIDRPVILKAQAVLAAVGQTERH from the coding sequence ATGACTGACCAGCACTTTCGCCACATGTTGAATATCGCACAAACAGCATTATTTTCCCCCGGCGACCGCCCCGACCGCGTGCGGAAGTCACTGGCCGGCGACGCAGACCTCGTCATCGCCGACCTCGAGGACGCCGTCGCCGCCGACGCCAAGGAGCAGGCACGCGTGAACGTGGCCGATATTTTGGAGGATGACGCCGCCTTCACCGACCGTTCCGGGATGGTGGTGCGCATCAGCGAGCCCCGCTCCCCCGCCGGCGAGGCGGACCTGGCGGCGCTGGCCGATCTCAGCGAGGCCGCCCGCGCCCGCCTGGCCGTCATGACCGCCAAGACGCAGTCGGCGGACGACGTAGCCGCCGTCTTCGCACAGCTGGGCGAGGACGTGCCGGTCATTGCGCTGATCGAGTCCGCCCGCGGCGTGCTCAATGCCGTGGAGATCGCCGAGCACGCCAGCGTCGTGCGGCTGGCGCTCGGCGGCATCGACCTGGCCGCCGACCTGGGGTGCGACGTCGATTCGGCCACCACGGCCCACGCCCGCGCCCAGCTGGTGCTGGCCTCCGCGGCGGCGGGCCTCGCCGGGCCGATCGCCTCGCCGTGCCCGAATTTCCGGGATCCGGAGGTCGTGGCGGACGCCGCACGCTCGGCACGAAGCAACGGGTTAAGTGGCATCCTGTGCATCCACCCCGCCCAGTTGGATCCGGCCACGCAGGCCTTCGCGCCCAGCGAAGAGGACGTGGCGTGGGCCCGCAAGGTCGTCGAGGCCGCTGACGGCGCCACCGCGCTCGACGGGCAGATGATCGACCGGCCGGTGATACTCAAGGCCCAGGCGGTGCTGGCGGCGGTCGGGCAGACTGAGCGTCACTGA
- a CDS encoding maleylacetate reductase — MALNFEHVTLGQRVRFGAGQAAENLAAEVDRLNANNVMVIAGERTLDLARQVAADIEVAVWHSDVVMHVPGETAEKARAVAAEYDVDLLVSVGGGSTTGLAKAVALTTGISIVAVPTTYAGSEATDVWGLTEAGRKTTGVDARVLPETVIYDSELMLSLPVEMSVASGLNGMAHCIDSLWAPKANPINAALAAEGIRALSNGLPKIVADPRDVDGRDEALYGAYLSAVSFASASSGLHHKICHVLGGTFDLPHAQTHATVLPYVLAFNAPYASEAETRAAAAFGADTALEGLQRLRGQVDAPQKLSDYGFTAEGVPHAVEIILEKVPANNPRKVTAENLTALLTAALNGDDPATIH; from the coding sequence ATGGCACTGAACTTTGAACACGTGACCCTGGGCCAGCGGGTCCGCTTCGGCGCCGGCCAGGCCGCGGAGAACCTGGCCGCCGAAGTCGACCGCCTCAACGCGAACAATGTGATGGTCATCGCCGGGGAACGCACCCTGGACCTGGCCCGTCAGGTGGCCGCGGACATCGAGGTCGCCGTCTGGCACTCTGACGTGGTGATGCACGTGCCGGGCGAGACCGCCGAGAAGGCCCGTGCCGTGGCAGCCGAGTACGACGTGGACCTGCTGGTCAGCGTCGGCGGCGGCTCCACCACCGGACTGGCCAAGGCGGTGGCGTTGACCACGGGCATTTCCATCGTGGCGGTGCCCACCACCTACGCCGGCTCCGAGGCCACCGACGTCTGGGGACTGACCGAAGCCGGGCGCAAGACCACCGGCGTGGACGCCCGCGTGCTCCCGGAGACCGTGATCTACGATTCCGAGCTCATGCTTTCCCTGCCGGTGGAGATGTCCGTGGCCTCCGGGCTCAACGGCATGGCCCACTGCATCGACTCGCTGTGGGCGCCGAAGGCCAACCCCATCAACGCGGCGCTGGCGGCCGAAGGCATCCGGGCGCTGAGCAACGGCCTGCCCAAGATCGTCGCCGATCCCCGGGACGTCGACGGGCGCGATGAGGCGCTGTACGGCGCGTATCTCTCGGCGGTGTCTTTCGCCTCCGCCAGCTCCGGTTTGCACCACAAGATCTGTCATGTGCTCGGCGGCACCTTCGACCTGCCGCACGCCCAGACCCACGCCACGGTGCTGCCTTATGTGCTGGCCTTCAACGCGCCGTACGCCTCGGAGGCAGAAACTCGCGCGGCAGCCGCTTTCGGCGCCGACACCGCGCTCGAGGGTTTGCAGCGACTGCGCGGCCAGGTCGACGCCCCGCAGAAACTGTCCGACTACGGCTTCACCGCCGAGGGCGTCCCGCACGCCGTGGAGATCATCCTGGAAAAAGTACCCGCGAACAACCCCCGCAAGGTCACCGCCGAAAACCTCACCGCCTTGCTCACCGCCGCCCTGAACGGCGACGACCCCGCCACCATCCACTGA
- a CDS encoding muconolactone Delta-isomerase family protein: MFYMVQMFVNRPESVSDEKWAELRTAEMNYAQDLMREGKFRHVWRVVGDVSNVSIFDVDTHAELHDILQNLPLFPYMDVKVTPLAEHPSGLPEMYAYAS, from the coding sequence GCCCCGAGTCCGTCAGCGACGAGAAGTGGGCCGAGCTGCGCACCGCCGAAATGAACTACGCCCAGGACCTCATGCGCGAAGGCAAGTTCCGCCACGTCTGGCGCGTCGTCGGCGACGTGTCCAACGTCAGCATCTTCGACGTCGACACCCACGCCGAGCTGCACGACATCCTGCAGAACCTGCCGCTGTTCCCGTACATGGACGTCAAAGTCACCCCGCTGGCTGAACACCCCTCCGGACTGCCGGAGATGTACGCCTACGCGTCCTGA
- a CDS encoding succinic semialdehyde dehydrogenase, protein MPTIHVTNPATGESLGEVPAHTAADTRKAFAFARRVQKTWAATGVHERKAVMLRYHDLLLDKQDELMDVIQDESGKNRAGAHEEILEAAITARHYGYAAGKLLRPTRVRGALPLLTETYVEHPPIGVVGVIAPWNYPLTLAVSDAVAALMAGNAVVLKPDAQTPLTALKAAEILADAGLPEGLFQVVTGSGKQVGQEIVAQCDYLMFTGSTATGRTLAAQASERLTGFSAELGGKNAMIVAADANVAKAAAGAVTACFSNSGQLCISIERIYVHDSVVKEFTEQFVAATKAMKVGGGHDWTLDMGSLISAEHREGVHEMVRDAVNKGATVLTGGKALPELGEAFYSPTVLVDVPVTARLHREEVFGPVVYIEAVSSHDEAVARANDTDYGLNASVWARPTTGKVIAAQLQVGTVNVNDGYAAAWSSMDAPMGGWKASGVGRRHGEEGLLKYTEPRTVAVQRVMPLTGPPGLDRGTVAEVYRAALKLGKRILR, encoded by the coding sequence ATGCCGACGATCCACGTGACCAACCCCGCCACCGGCGAGTCACTCGGCGAGGTGCCCGCCCACACCGCCGCCGACACCCGCAAGGCCTTCGCCTTCGCCCGCCGGGTCCAGAAGACCTGGGCGGCGACCGGCGTCCACGAACGCAAGGCGGTCATGCTGCGCTACCACGACTTGTTGCTGGACAAGCAGGATGAGCTCATGGACGTCATCCAGGACGAGTCCGGCAAGAACCGCGCCGGCGCGCACGAGGAGATCCTGGAGGCGGCGATCACCGCGCGCCACTACGGCTACGCGGCCGGAAAACTGCTGCGTCCCACCCGGGTACGCGGCGCGCTGCCCCTGCTCACCGAGACCTACGTCGAGCACCCGCCCATCGGGGTGGTCGGCGTGATCGCGCCGTGGAACTACCCGCTGACGTTGGCCGTCTCCGATGCGGTGGCCGCGCTCATGGCCGGCAACGCGGTAGTGCTCAAGCCGGATGCGCAGACGCCGTTGACGGCGTTGAAGGCCGCCGAGATCCTCGCCGACGCCGGGTTGCCGGAGGGCCTGTTTCAGGTGGTGACCGGCTCCGGCAAGCAAGTCGGCCAGGAGATCGTGGCGCAGTGCGACTACCTGATGTTCACCGGCTCGACGGCAACGGGCCGAACGCTTGCGGCGCAGGCCTCGGAGCGGTTGACGGGTTTTTCCGCGGAGCTGGGCGGGAAGAACGCGATGATCGTGGCGGCGGACGCCAACGTGGCCAAGGCCGCCGCGGGTGCGGTGACGGCGTGTTTCTCCAACTCCGGTCAGCTGTGCATCTCCATTGAGCGGATCTACGTCCACGATTCCGTCGTCAAGGAATTCACCGAGCAGTTCGTCGCCGCGACCAAGGCCATGAAGGTCGGCGGCGGCCACGACTGGACCCTGGACATGGGCTCGTTGATCTCCGCGGAGCACCGCGAGGGCGTCCACGAGATGGTGCGCGACGCGGTGAACAAGGGCGCGACGGTGCTGACCGGCGGGAAGGCGTTGCCAGAGTTGGGTGAGGCCTTCTACTCCCCCACCGTGCTCGTCGACGTGCCCGTCACCGCCCGGCTGCACCGCGAGGAGGTCTTCGGCCCGGTGGTCTACATCGAGGCCGTCTCTTCCCACGACGAGGCCGTGGCCAGGGCCAACGACACCGACTACGGACTCAACGCCTCCGTGTGGGCCCGGCCGACGACGGGCAAGGTGATCGCCGCACAGCTGCAGGTGGGCACCGTCAACGTCAACGACGGCTACGCCGCCGCATGGAGTTCCATGGACGCCCCGATGGGCGGCTGGAAGGCTTCGGGCGTGGGGCGTCGGCACGGCGAGGAGGGACTGTTGAAGTACACCGAGCCGCGCACCGTCGCCGTGCAACGCGTCATGCCTCTCACCGGCCCGCCGGGACTGGATCGCGGCACCGTCGCCGAGGTCTACCGCGCGGCGTTGAAGCTGGGCAAACGCATTCTGCGTTAA